The Thermovenabulum gondwanense genome contains a region encoding:
- a CDS encoding D-cysteine desulfhydrase family protein, producing the protein MEVAELKFKLQKFPRVKFLCGATPIVYAENISKELGVEVYIKRDDLTGLALGGNKTRKLEFIMGEAIKQKCDTVITAGAVHSNHALQTAAAAKKLNMDVVLVLRGREEDKGNLLMNKLLNADIHIYDVPNSSALRGYMEEIAGELSKKGKKPMIIPVGGSNPIGVLGYLGAVVEIIEQCENLKIDFDYVVCSTSSGGTQAGIFMGFKLLKPEVATLGIGVGDPKEELVEDVENLIINTSKMLDVKENLISKKEIEERTIDGYGFGGYGTIAKEVIDFIRYVAGKEGFYLDPVYTGKAFYGLIDIIKKKNIPKGSRVLFIHTGGLGGLFQYEEIISKMILNYPES; encoded by the coding sequence ATGGAGGTTGCTGAATTAAAGTTTAAGTTACAAAAATTTCCAAGGGTAAAATTTTTATGTGGGGCTACACCAATTGTATATGCGGAAAATATAAGCAAGGAATTGGGTGTCGAAGTTTATATTAAAAGAGACGACCTGACCGGTCTTGCACTGGGCGGAAACAAGACGAGAAAGCTTGAATTCATTATGGGTGAAGCTATTAAACAAAAGTGTGATACTGTAATTACTGCAGGAGCTGTTCATTCAAATCATGCACTGCAGACGGCAGCAGCGGCTAAAAAGCTCAATATGGATGTTGTGCTTGTATTAAGAGGTAGAGAAGAAGATAAAGGAAACCTTTTAATGAATAAATTGCTAAATGCAGATATTCACATTTATGATGTTCCTAACAGCAGTGCATTACGGGGTTATATGGAAGAAATTGCTGGTGAATTAAGTAAAAAAGGGAAAAAACCTATGATAATTCCCGTAGGAGGTTCAAATCCAATAGGCGTTTTGGGTTATTTGGGTGCGGTTGTGGAAATAATTGAACAGTGTGAAAATTTGAAGATAGATTTTGATTATGTAGTATGTTCTACAAGCAGTGGCGGGACTCAGGCTGGTATTTTTATGGGATTTAAATTGTTAAAACCGGAGGTTGCAACCTTAGGTATAGGTGTAGGCGATCCTAAGGAAGAGCTGGTGGAAGATGTGGAAAACCTTATAATAAATACCTCAAAAATGCTTGATGTTAAAGAAAATCTTATTTCTAAAAAAGAGATAGAAGAAAGAACTATAGACGGATATGGATTTGGCGGTTATGGAACGATTGCTAAAGAGGTTATTGATTTTATTAGATACGTAGCTGGGAAAGAAGGATTTTATTTAGACCCCGTTTATACCGGAAAGGCTTTCTACGGTCTTATAGACATAATTAAAAAGAAAAATATACCGAAGGGTTCGAGAGTATTATTCATACATACCGGGGGGTTGGGTGGTCTTTTCCAGTATGAAGAAATAATATCAAAGATGATTTTAAATTACCCTGAATCATAA
- a CDS encoding ABC transporter substrate-binding protein, which yields MKISRKISILLIAIILLLIFTSACSSNTSTSSQNNQSKESDFIKIGHLVALTGDASMWGQSEKNALEMEVEKINKSGGINGKQIKIIAYDTRADAVEAVNAAKRLVEQDKVIAIIGPAQSGVSNAISSVTEQAKIPFIATTATNPLVTVPKEGQVRKYAFRVCFIDPFQGRVAAQFAYTKLNAKKAAILYDVGSDYSSWLAKYFEDSFKEIGGDIVAKEAFRSGELDYRAMLGKIKQANPEVIFIPTAQKEAALAAKQARDLGIKATFLGGDNWGSPDLVTLGGSAVEGAYFVNLTAIEDPDIQGFIKEYKEKFNQDPVLPNPVMAIDALYMLIDAIKRAGSLDGMALAEAMEKTKDLKVLTGNLTIDPATHNPLNKPAIIQQVKDGKFIYVEKYVTH from the coding sequence ATGAAAATATCAAGAAAAATCAGCATTTTATTAATAGCAATAATATTGCTATTAATATTTACATCAGCTTGTTCCAGCAATACTTCAACAAGTAGTCAAAATAATCAGTCAAAAGAAAGCGATTTTATAAAAATAGGACATTTAGTGGCTCTTACCGGTGATGCTTCTATGTGGGGGCAGTCGGAAAAGAATGCCCTTGAAATGGAAGTAGAAAAAATCAACAAAAGCGGCGGCATAAACGGCAAGCAGATAAAGATAATTGCTTACGATACAAGAGCCGACGCTGTAGAAGCGGTAAACGCTGCTAAAAGGTTGGTAGAACAGGATAAAGTAATTGCAATAATAGGGCCTGCTCAGAGCGGAGTATCCAATGCTATATCATCGGTTACTGAACAAGCCAAAATTCCTTTTATAGCTACAACGGCTACCAATCCCCTTGTTACGGTTCCAAAGGAGGGCCAGGTAAGAAAATATGCTTTCAGGGTTTGCTTTATCGACCCCTTCCAGGGTAGGGTTGCGGCTCAGTTTGCTTATACTAAACTGAATGCCAAAAAAGCCGCAATATTATATGATGTAGGTTCCGACTATTCTTCCTGGCTTGCAAAATATTTTGAAGATAGTTTTAAGGAAATTGGTGGGGATATAGTTGCAAAAGAGGCTTTCAGGAGCGGAGAATTAGACTACAGGGCAATGCTCGGGAAAATTAAACAGGCAAATCCTGAGGTAATATTTATACCAACTGCACAAAAGGAAGCTGCCCTTGCGGCAAAGCAAGCAAGGGATTTAGGTATAAAAGCAACCTTTCTCGGTGGCGATAACTGGGGAAGCCCTGATTTGGTAACCTTGGGCGGTTCTGCCGTAGAAGGTGCGTATTTTGTGAATCTCACAGCTATAGAAGACCCAGATATTCAGGGTTTCATTAAGGAGTATAAAGAAAAATTTAATCAAGATCCGGTTCTTCCAAATCCGGTAATGGCTATCGATGCCCTATATATGCTCATAGATGCCATAAAGAGGGCGGGAAGCCTTGATGGTATGGCATTAGCGGAGGCTATGGAAAAGACAAAGGATTTAAAAGTCCTTACCGGAAACCTCACCATTGATCCGGCAACCCATAATCCTTTAAATAAACCGGCTATCATACAGCAGGTTAAAGACGGGAAATTTATTTATGTAGAAAAATATGTTACTCATTAA